The SAR324 cluster bacterium genome window below encodes:
- a CDS encoding methionine adenosyltransferase gives MVMAEMLFTSESVTEGHPDKICDQISDGVLDAMLKQDPKSRVACETLVTTGLTVVAGEVTTRAQVDIQEIVRSTIKDIGYTSSEMGFDSFSCGVLVSLGKQSPDIAQGVNEGEQKEQGAGDQGLMFGYACNETPELMPLPISMAHKLALRLSQLRKDGTLPYLRPDGKSQVTVKYVDGLPVEVTAVVISTQHSPDVSQEQISKDVSEKIIRSVIPSQFLVKPKFHINPTGRFVVGGPQGDAGLTGRKIIVDTYGGMGRHGGGAFSGKDPSKVDRSAAYAARYVAKNVVAAGLAERCEVQLAYAIGVAEPVSVSVNTFGTSKIDEGKIAKLIQDTFDLRPAGIIKTLDLLRPIYQKTAAYGHFGRELPEFTWERTDKADSLRTQAGL, from the coding sequence ATTGTTATGGCAGAAATGTTGTTTACTTCCGAAAGTGTGACTGAAGGGCATCCCGATAAAATCTGTGATCAAATATCAGATGGTGTGCTGGATGCGATGTTGAAGCAGGACCCGAAAAGTCGTGTAGCCTGTGAGACACTCGTCACGACAGGGCTCACTGTGGTTGCGGGTGAAGTCACCACCAGAGCCCAGGTAGACATTCAGGAAATTGTCCGTTCCACCATCAAGGACATCGGATATACCAGTTCAGAAATGGGTTTTGACAGTTTTAGCTGTGGTGTGCTCGTCAGTCTTGGCAAGCAGTCCCCTGATATTGCCCAAGGTGTCAATGAAGGCGAACAAAAGGAACAGGGTGCCGGCGATCAGGGCTTGATGTTCGGGTACGCCTGCAACGAAACCCCTGAACTCATGCCTCTGCCAATTTCAATGGCTCACAAACTTGCGCTGAGACTTTCTCAACTCCGCAAAGATGGAACCCTGCCTTACCTGCGACCTGATGGAAAATCCCAGGTCACCGTCAAATATGTCGATGGATTGCCTGTGGAAGTCACCGCTGTGGTCATCAGCACCCAGCATTCTCCAGATGTGTCACAGGAACAAATCAGCAAAGATGTGAGCGAAAAGATCATCCGATCCGTCATTCCTTCCCAATTTCTGGTCAAACCCAAATTTCACATCAATCCAACTGGACGTTTTGTTGTCGGTGGTCCACAGGGTGATGCGGGACTGACCGGACGAAAAATTATTGTTGATACTTATGGTGGAATGGGACGTCATGGTGGAGGTGCTTTTTCTGGAAAAGATCCTTCCAAAGTTGACCGCTCAGCCGCTTATGCCGCTCGTTATGTTGCCAAGAATGTTGTCGCGGCGGGTCTTGCGGAGCGCTGTGAAGTTCAACTGGCCTATGCGATTGGTGTGGCTGAACCTGTTTCTGTCTCAGTCAACACGTTTGGTACTTCAAAAATTGATGAAGGAAAAATCGCAAAACTGATTCAGGATACTTTTGATTTACGCCCCGCTGGCATTATCAAAACACTGGATCTGTTGCGACCCATTTATCAGAAAACCGCGGCTTACGGTCATTTTGGCCGGGAATTGCCGGAGTTCACATGGGAACGCACTGACAAGGCGGATTCCCTCAGAACTCAAGCTGGTCTGTAG
- a CDS encoding Rpn family recombination-promoting nuclease/putative transposase: protein MAKKQGNPHNDFFLTQFSSLNFAQEFFRHNLPAEVAALMDWSTLKLVSGEFVDKTLKNRRTDILYEVTLAEDQTGWILLHLEHQRQPDADMPFRILEYMVGCWKNFRKQKPDSPLPPVFPMVVYQGHAGWNTPLSFHEYFQVHPALKAYVPQFHYALLDLSHIPDEAIRGDVLVKTAMLMMKHIDDHDLPRFLFGTLFPMLWDYSRSKTGLEYLETLLYYLFKASPNLEKDSFIEEFHKLPNPELLEEVVMPTMAQQWIDEGFERGRAEGIEKGIEKGIEKGIEKGIEKGIEKGLRRTVEKQLRIKFREIPAIYLTQLSTLSFAQLETLAERILTAQSLEELFRFEA from the coding sequence ATGGCCAAAAAACAGGGCAATCCCCACAATGATTTTTTCCTCACGCAGTTCAGCAGTCTGAATTTCGCGCAGGAATTTTTCCGCCACAATCTGCCCGCCGAAGTGGCGGCCCTGATGGATTGGAGCACCTTGAAACTGGTGTCTGGGGAATTCGTGGACAAAACCCTTAAAAACCGCCGGACTGATATTTTGTATGAGGTGACTCTGGCGGAAGATCAAACCGGCTGGATTCTGTTGCATCTGGAACATCAACGCCAACCCGATGCCGACATGCCGTTCCGGATTCTGGAGTACATGGTCGGTTGCTGGAAAAACTTCCGCAAACAGAAGCCGGACAGTCCTCTTCCGCCCGTGTTTCCGATGGTCGTGTATCAGGGACACGCTGGCTGGAATACGCCCTTGAGTTTTCATGAGTATTTTCAGGTTCACCCCGCGCTCAAAGCCTATGTTCCGCAATTCCACTACGCCCTGCTGGATCTGTCCCACATTCCGGATGAAGCCATCCGGGGCGATGTGCTGGTCAAAACCGCGATGCTGATGATGAAACACATTGATGACCATGATTTGCCACGGTTTCTATTCGGCACGCTGTTTCCCATGTTGTGGGACTATTCCCGTAGCAAAACCGGACTGGAATATCTGGAAACGTTGTTGTATTATCTGTTCAAAGCCTCTCCGAATCTGGAGAAGGATTCATTCATTGAAGAATTTCACAAACTCCCGAACCCGGAATTATTAGAGGAGGTCGTTATGCCCACCATGGCCCAGCAATGGATTGATGAAGGATTTGAAAGAGGAAGAGCCGAAGGCATTGAGAAAGGCATTGAGAAAGGCATTGAGAAAGGCATTGAGAAAGGCATTGAGAAAGGCATTGAGAAAGGACTTCGCAGAACGGTAGAAAAACAATTGCGGATCAAATTCCGTGAAATTCCAGCAATCTACCTGACTCAACTGAGTACGTTGTCTTTCGCCCAACTGGAAACGCTGGCAGAGCGTATTCTGACCGCTCAAAGTCTCGAAGAATTGTTCCGGTTTGAGGCGTAA
- a CDS encoding DUF1566 domain-containing protein, translated as MKPLLSLLLLLFITLPVHANTMKEASEELARQLTTKLKTDTKEDLVVNVYHYLTKKEDSKAGDISGELFIALRNQFRNARLMDARDAGIAGTSYNVLWLDVAYEPKGKMIVLQTRVLQGLDKKIIIQMKAEYETDTQQTMLMGVFDIDSTEWTPAQKTAYSRVFRSALSNQGFKLSSTADTDQKKIESLKEVGCTLDKCAIEVGKENKMTHVVATQRLKLGEKKYQFSATLHDIEKGSSTTEFVEHDGNPDTINPRLEELAALLAGKKTGSGRAAFVSVGPVSAGVSGVELITPQVSGNTASSMAILVITSIPSAAEVFLGNAKAGKTPYQKTGLQAGQTLRVTLKKPDYHDKTLELPLSGGTNKFTNLKLIPRFGSLQITSDPPGAEVYLADEKVGETPYSNDHVLSGTYLMSLRKPLYLPLENQSVEIRDGGTLPLKLKLEPNFGETLVESLPAGAAIKVYPHPASPVNRGGEESPLLTETSPATLKLEPGEYRLLLEKTGYASLEFKLNVARGQQQTIRGTTATLRKLEGTVTITATPFEDGTRILVDGQDMGEAPAVLKLSAGSHEITVRSADKEGTQTLTVKDQQSLEIEIRMEEGLKMAGGLVWQTDDGGALTWNDAVSYCDSLSASGQTDWRLPTPEELLTLVDYGKYNPATSFPNMKSSFYWSSSSPAYDSGRAWTVYFSYGNLNSSSKSVTYYVRCVRGGGESVLRRFDYLERGQTVVDRQTGLEWQKADGGEKTWNAAVSYCEGLRLGGYEDWRLPAVKELEFLLDRKRFKPATSFPNMKSSNYWSSTSSAGHSSYAWDVSFLDGSVVSVNKYDTSYVRCVRGGG; from the coding sequence ATGAAACCTCTACTTTCCCTGCTTCTGCTGCTGTTCATCACGTTGCCAGTTCACGCCAACACCATGAAAGAGGCCTCGGAGGAACTCGCTCGTCAGCTTACTACCAAACTCAAAACCGATACCAAGGAAGATCTGGTGGTGAATGTGTATCACTACCTGACCAAAAAAGAGGACAGCAAGGCAGGCGATATTTCAGGAGAACTGTTCATCGCTCTGCGTAACCAGTTTCGCAACGCCAGGCTCATGGACGCTCGTGACGCGGGAATCGCCGGGACTTCGTACAATGTGCTGTGGCTGGATGTGGCGTATGAACCCAAGGGCAAAATGATTGTCCTCCAGACCAGAGTACTCCAGGGCCTGGATAAAAAAATCATCATACAGATGAAAGCGGAGTATGAAACCGATACCCAGCAAACCATGCTGATGGGGGTGTTTGATATTGATTCCACAGAATGGACACCAGCTCAGAAAACCGCTTATAGCCGGGTGTTCCGTTCCGCGCTGAGCAATCAGGGGTTTAAGCTCTCCAGCACGGCGGATACCGACCAGAAGAAGATCGAGTCTCTGAAGGAAGTGGGATGCACCCTGGATAAATGCGCCATCGAGGTCGGCAAGGAAAACAAGATGACGCATGTCGTCGCGACCCAGCGCCTGAAACTGGGAGAGAAAAAATACCAGTTTTCAGCCACCCTGCATGATATTGAAAAAGGTAGCAGTACCACCGAGTTTGTGGAGCACGATGGAAATCCGGACACGATCAATCCGCGTCTGGAAGAACTGGCGGCTTTGCTGGCGGGAAAGAAAACAGGAAGCGGCAGAGCGGCGTTTGTGAGCGTGGGACCCGTCAGCGCAGGGGTGAGCGGAGTGGAGTTGATCACCCCTCAGGTGAGTGGAAACACCGCTTCTTCCATGGCGATCCTGGTCATCACCAGTATTCCGTCAGCGGCGGAAGTGTTTCTGGGCAACGCCAAAGCGGGCAAAACCCCGTATCAGAAAACCGGACTGCAAGCGGGTCAAACCTTGCGGGTCACACTGAAAAAACCGGACTACCATGACAAAACCCTGGAACTGCCTCTCAGTGGCGGCACCAACAAATTCACCAACCTCAAACTGATCCCCCGCTTCGGCAGTCTGCAAATCACCAGCGATCCCCCGGGAGCCGAAGTTTATCTGGCGGATGAGAAAGTGGGAGAAACCCCTTACAGCAACGACCATGTCCTGTCCGGAACCTACCTGATGAGCCTCAGAAAACCCCTGTATCTGCCGCTTGAAAACCAGAGTGTTGAAATCAGGGATGGCGGAACCCTGCCCTTGAAGCTGAAACTGGAACCCAATTTCGGCGAAACCCTGGTGGAAAGCCTTCCTGCCGGAGCCGCGATCAAGGTTTACCCCCACCCGGCCTCCCCCGTGAACAGGGGAGGAGAAGAATCCCCGCTTCTGACAGAAACCAGCCCGGCGACCCTGAAACTGGAACCGGGAGAGTACCGCCTGCTTCTGGAAAAAACGGGTTATGCCTCGCTGGAATTCAAACTCAATGTCGCCCGCGGACAACAACAAACGATCCGCGGAACGACAGCCACCCTCCGGAAACTGGAAGGCACCGTAACGATCACGGCCACCCCCTTTGAAGATGGAACCAGAATCCTTGTGGATGGGCAGGACATGGGAGAAGCCCCCGCTGTGCTGAAACTGTCCGCCGGGTCTCATGAAATCACCGTCCGTTCCGCGGACAAGGAAGGCACGCAAACTCTCACGGTCAAAGATCAACAAAGTCTGGAAATCGAAATCAGGATGGAGGAAGGACTCAAGATGGCTGGAGGTCTGGTGTGGCAGACAGACGATGGCGGCGCACTAACCTGGAACGATGCCGTGAGTTATTGCGACAGCCTTTCCGCGAGCGGTCAGACGGACTGGCGCTTGCCGACGCCTGAAGAACTGCTGACCCTTGTGGATTACGGGAAATACAACCCGGCGACGAGTTTCCCTAATATGAAGTCTTCGTTCTATTGGTCTTCGTCGTCGCCCGCCTACGATTCGGGCAGAGCATGGACCGTGTACTTCAGCTACGGCAACTTGAACAGCAGCAGTAAGTCCGTTACCTACTATGTCCGGTGCGTTCGTGGAGGCGGTGAATCGGTGCTTCGGCGCTTTGATTATTTGGAGCGGGGCCAGACCGTTGTTGACCGTCAAACCGGGCTGGAGTGGCAGAAGGCGGATGGGGGAGAGAAAACCTGGAATGCCGCTGTGAGTTATTGTGAGGGTCTGCGTCTGGGCGGCTATGAAGACTGGCGTTTACCCGCGGTGAAAGAACTGGAATTTCTGCTTGACCGAAAACGGTTTAAACCGGCGACGAGTTTCCCTAATATGAAGTCCTCGAACTATTGGTCTTCGACGTCGTCCGCCGGCCATTCGAGCTACGCGTGGGACGTGAGCTTCCTCGACGGCAGCGTGGTCAGCGTCAATAAGTACGATACCTCCTATGTCCGGTGCGTTCGTGGAGGCGGGTGA
- a CDS encoding redoxin family protein: MSPTLYAEDLVGREAPDLSGELAPEPGKLKVSDLLEELKFVEQGDKYLALRQRNVVVLNFFATWCVPCIREIPAFNRLAQSMKDQPVKFLYVNVDQEITQATVKKMIAKYNLRVPVLLPQREYAVEAYGADALPRIVMIDRAGKIAEVITGFEDHLEEKLKTRISELLKNP, translated from the coding sequence ATGTCACCTACGCTTTACGCGGAAGACCTGGTGGGCAGGGAGGCTCCTGACTTATCCGGGGAATTAGCGCCGGAACCCGGAAAACTCAAAGTGAGTGATTTGCTGGAAGAACTCAAATTTGTGGAACAGGGCGACAAGTACCTTGCCCTGAGACAACGCAATGTGGTGGTGCTCAATTTTTTCGCGACCTGGTGCGTTCCCTGTATTCGGGAGATTCCCGCCTTCAACCGGCTGGCTCAAAGCATGAAAGACCAGCCTGTGAAGTTCCTGTATGTGAATGTGGATCAGGAAATCACTCAGGCTACTGTCAAAAAAATGATCGCCAAATACAATCTGAGGGTTCCTGTGTTGTTGCCGCAACGGGAATACGCGGTCGAAGCCTATGGAGCCGATGCCCTGCCCCGAATCGTGATGATTGACCGTGCCGGGAAAATCGCGGAGGTCATCACCGGCTTTGAGGACCATCTTGAAGAAAAGCTCAAAACCCGAATCTCGGAATTATTGAAGAATCCTTGA
- a CDS encoding tetratricopeptide repeat protein, translating to MDVLSYENLLKHLDSPYIRIQMWAAYHLTEHWGKDCEKFARKFIESDTDEIKESGIYLIGQYQIQELGFPLFRIFNQSSGTLKIASATALAELHYENAEPALMKWTEELLQANEFNIPELQSAAQSMLLFDNIKYWTALAQILTDHYESHVKSLALFGVLSEALTTPAQIEELIRHYTHYRKNFADPLFLQHLTEIFEGDEVIDYISVRMGYGYSLRMMYQECANVLGVHLETSCLDLLDQLDATRQNRAIEQIPALMQSLFSQFPQTENESLESACVRAFGAIVIPCWEDTILKIQDRELNFIMSLPLLHLIKQVEQQCMASPEQHTATISRLYHSAILRNGFMVQVIELFSDLSFDHVTSPPLSGTFSHDTARDALWKLITRQLDQVEYPFPQVLPKPWKHNLTFLLPKLSEIYKTRLENYILTGQHDQVDYALELFARLPDEESLQIMLKHFTVLINQHFHLFFELMEYYPDQSFLPKLLQHYREDESELAQLIELLCLIHNIPNPLNDHHPLISTTEGGTLPHVRILCPECHASYRYPISVLYYDQEMIEQRRVFDNIHIWTPDQLNCKNCQASLPFRVDKEFLSNLYAETLTAQLLKISEAEAKAMEPFKPLRFPLYFGKKTNPGVFFKKMEADIKADRLSKEETTQLLLETGRLYLALDRLNEAQETFTRCLELSSNHPVALFHLGVIAFRKKNLHDARMHFSRLVSISTATDFDEHEENLYMLASHYLEILNRREFKRASFQLIRS from the coding sequence ATGGATGTGTTGAGTTATGAAAATTTGCTGAAACACCTGGACTCTCCCTATATCAGGATTCAGATGTGGGCCGCCTACCATCTGACTGAACACTGGGGGAAAGACTGTGAAAAATTTGCCCGTAAATTCATTGAATCGGACACGGATGAAATCAAGGAATCCGGCATTTACCTGATTGGACAATACCAGATCCAGGAATTGGGATTTCCACTGTTTCGAATTTTCAACCAATCCTCAGGAACCCTGAAAATCGCCAGCGCAACGGCTCTGGCAGAACTGCATTATGAAAATGCTGAACCCGCCTTGATGAAGTGGACCGAAGAGCTGTTGCAGGCCAACGAATTCAATATACCGGAACTCCAGAGTGCCGCGCAAAGCATGCTGTTATTTGACAACATCAAGTACTGGACAGCGTTGGCTCAGATCCTGACAGATCATTATGAAAGCCATGTCAAATCACTGGCCTTGTTTGGTGTCTTGTCCGAAGCCTTAACCACACCGGCTCAAATTGAAGAATTAATCCGGCATTACACGCATTATCGCAAAAATTTTGCTGATCCCCTGTTTCTGCAACACCTGACAGAAATATTTGAAGGAGATGAGGTCATTGATTATATTTCAGTCCGCATGGGCTATGGCTATTCTCTTCGAATGATGTATCAGGAATGCGCCAATGTGTTAGGTGTTCATCTGGAGACCTCCTGCCTTGATTTGCTGGATCAGCTTGACGCAACCCGTCAAAATCGTGCCATTGAGCAGATACCAGCATTGATGCAGTCTCTCTTCAGCCAGTTTCCTCAAACAGAAAATGAATCACTGGAATCCGCCTGTGTTCGTGCGTTTGGTGCTATTGTGATTCCCTGCTGGGAAGACACGATTCTCAAAATTCAGGATCGTGAGCTTAATTTTATCATGTCTCTGCCCTTGCTTCATCTGATCAAGCAAGTGGAACAGCAATGCATGGCGTCCCCTGAACAACACACAGCAACCATATCCCGGCTTTACCATTCCGCAATCCTCAGAAATGGTTTCATGGTTCAGGTCATAGAACTATTTTCAGATCTTTCTTTTGATCATGTAACCTCGCCTCCGCTGTCAGGAACGTTCTCTCATGACACCGCCAGAGACGCCTTATGGAAATTGATCACCAGGCAACTCGATCAAGTGGAGTACCCCTTCCCGCAGGTTCTTCCGAAACCGTGGAAGCACAATTTGACATTTTTATTGCCCAAACTTTCAGAAATTTATAAAACGAGGCTGGAAAACTATATCCTGACTGGACAGCATGACCAGGTGGATTACGCGCTGGAATTATTCGCGAGATTGCCTGATGAGGAATCGCTTCAGATCATGCTCAAGCATTTCACGGTATTGATCAATCAGCATTTTCATCTGTTTTTTGAACTCATGGAATACTATCCTGATCAATCATTCCTCCCCAAATTGCTCCAGCATTATCGTGAGGACGAATCGGAACTCGCCCAGTTGATTGAATTGCTGTGTCTGATTCACAACATCCCCAATCCCTTGAATGACCATCATCCACTGATTTCAACGACGGAAGGAGGCACACTGCCTCATGTGAGAATTTTATGCCCGGAATGTCATGCCTCCTACCGTTATCCTATTTCTGTTCTGTATTATGATCAGGAAATGATTGAACAGCGCCGTGTGTTTGATAACATCCACATATGGACTCCTGATCAGTTGAACTGTAAAAACTGCCAGGCATCCTTACCCTTTCGGGTTGATAAAGAATTTTTATCAAATTTATACGCGGAAACGCTGACAGCTCAATTACTCAAAATTTCTGAAGCTGAGGCCAAAGCCATGGAACCGTTCAAACCACTGCGATTTCCCTTATACTTTGGTAAAAAAACCAATCCAGGAGTGTTTTTTAAAAAAATGGAAGCCGACATCAAAGCCGATCGACTGTCGAAAGAGGAAACGACCCAGCTCTTGCTGGAAACCGGCAGGCTATACCTTGCACTGGATCGATTGAATGAAGCCCAGGAAACATTCACCCGTTGCCTTGAATTAAGTAGCAATCACCCTGTAGCCCTGTTCCATCTGGGTGTCATTGCCTTTCGCAAAAAAAATCTGCATGACGCCCGCATGCACTTTTCAAGACTGGTCAGCATTTCCACCGCGACAGATTTCGATGAACATGAAGAAAATCTTTACATGCTGGCCAGTCATTACCTTGAAATCCTGAACCGTCGTGAGTTCAAACGCGCCAGCTTTCAACTGATCCGGAGTTGA
- the folP gene encoding dihydropteroate synthase: MGILNVTPDSFSDGGKYFQQDHAFQQGLSMCQDGTDCIDIGGESSGPGSLDVSETEETLRVLPVVEALRAQSDVWISVDTWKSGVARKTIEAGADMINDVTALRGDPHLVEVLVETGAPVVLMYSKDTSARTSTESKEYTDVMGTVKAFFEERILWAEKQGLRQEAIILDPGMGFFISGNPQYSFEILRRLDELVAWGFPVLIGPSRKSFLSRIRPGRVLNVQEREIPGLAAACTGLHQGASWIRMHHTAEARLLIDTFCSIHSKT, from the coding sequence ATGGGGATTTTAAATGTCACCCCTGATTCTTTTTCTGATGGTGGAAAATATTTCCAGCAGGATCATGCGTTCCAGCAGGGACTTTCCATGTGTCAGGATGGAACGGACTGTATTGATATCGGTGGCGAATCCTCCGGTCCCGGTAGTCTGGATGTGAGCGAAACTGAGGAAACACTGCGTGTCCTTCCTGTCGTTGAAGCACTCAGAGCCCAAAGTGATGTCTGGATTTCTGTTGACACCTGGAAATCGGGCGTTGCCCGCAAAACGATTGAAGCTGGCGCCGACATGATCAACGATGTCACCGCGCTCCGGGGTGATCCACACCTGGTGGAAGTTCTTGTGGAAACAGGAGCCCCTGTGGTGTTGATGTATTCCAAGGACACTTCTGCCAGAACTTCGACAGAATCAAAGGAATACACGGATGTTATGGGAACGGTAAAGGCTTTTTTTGAAGAACGAATCCTCTGGGCTGAAAAACAGGGCCTTCGACAAGAGGCTATCATTCTTGATCCGGGCATGGGATTTTTTATCAGCGGCAATCCTCAATACAGCTTTGAGATCCTGCGACGTCTGGACGAACTGGTCGCCTGGGGGTTTCCAGTGCTGATCGGTCCTTCACGGAAATCCTTTTTATCACGCATCCGTCCAGGCAGGGTTCTCAATGTTCAGGAACGGGAGATTCCGGGACTGGCAGCGGCCTGCACAGGATTGCATCAGGGTGCCTCATGGATTCGCATGCATCACACCGCAGAAGCACGATTGTTGATTGATACTTTCTGTTCCATTCATTCTAAAACATAG